The genomic window gctagctggtaaccttgggcaagtcacttaaccccaaatgcctcaccctgggtcatctccagtcatcctgatgaatatctggtcattagattcagatggctctggaggagaagtgaggctggtgacctgcacagccctccctcactcaaaacaaagtcaagtgcaagtcatgccatgatttttctgatggcatggtcttcttcggcagcgaaggatgagcacacattGAATGAACCACTTAAGACTTTTGTCCTCCTAGTTCTCTTCGGTACTGTGCCCTTTGGAACCATTTTGTATGAAAAGTTTATATTTAACAAACTGACTAGCATGACTTCATAATTTGAAGCAGCATACTCATGTTAAAATCCCTCAATAATGATTGGATAAGGTCTTAATTTATTAATAGAAGGGATTTTCCTTGTATCGGTTCTGTAACTGAATTTTTGTTAGTACCTTTTAATTAACTTTGCAGCTTCTGCATTGgatttttttattcatattataaaattatttattttagttttaactaTGAAgataaattttagaaagaaataaccTGGAGTAAATGGAGTCCTAATTTTGGTATTTTTGCTGACACGTGTGtgactttgttttcaatttctccatctgtaaataaGAATAACTATATCATTCACTTCTAACTTGATTATACTATTAAAGTAAATAAGATATGTATGAAActtctttaatattttgaaataaaagttCTACAGAAAACTCTAGGCATTGTTGCTATTTCCAGGTCTACCTCTGACTCACTGTAAGAGCCTGATCAagtaattcaatttttttaaatagaaaaaaaatatttcattggaatttTTTGTGAATTAGTTGGTTTGTAAATTACTTTAAAGTGCTCAGGcaaaaaggtataaatatttgCAATTTAAATAGGAGTCATGTTTGTTATAAACTATAGATCTATAGTTTTAAACAAGTTCTCCAAACATGCATGTTAAATTTTATAACACAAGGTGTTCTGAAGGTCTTAGTACATTTTAAAGCTTTACTCataactattattgttgttgttattatgaAATTGATAATAGCTATtctttaaactattaaagcttaaaacggCATTAAGACTTTGCAGACATCCTATATTACATGTATGTGCTTTAAAACACCACTTTGGGTTACTGTTTTAATCTGCTTTTGAAAATGTAGATTTCATGGTTTTTAgccaatctttttattttctgcaaCTGATTTCCTTAGACTTTTATAGAACGTTTTCCTTTTTCACTATGAGTTTTTTTAGAAGCAACATGTTTTTTAAATGTGACATATACTAATTTAAATATTCCTATAGTATAACTTGACATTGCTTTCTGAAAACAACACAATGATTTTATATAAGATGTGTTTAACTTTAAACTTCTTTTTAGGTGCTGCAAGTTGTGAAGCCATCAGGAATTAACACAGGGACAGCTATGTCAAGAGGATTGTATCATCCAGCAACAATCTTTATGGGCCGCCAAATGTCAGCCATCTCAAGCACTGGAGATTTCAGTACACAGTGGAAATCTTCCCAGCCCACAAAGAGCTTTTCAATTTCTGACCCACATTCATGCCAACAGACAGCAGAGAGAAGTAATGTGACAGACAGCTGTGGAGTACAAATGAATAGTGATACACAGTGCTTAAATAAGTCTGACAAAATAGACGGAAAGACATCTCTCCAGATTGGTGAGAAAATGCCAGTCACATCCACAGCATTGTCTGAGGTTGAACAAACTCATTGCTTAGAGATAGTAAGCAACACAAATAATGGCAAGAGTCATTTGCCCGAAAGCAAAAAGTCTGCAAAACTCAATTCTCTGTTACAGGAAAGATTAAGTCCAGAGAACAGAACCGCTGATTTAAAAGGTGACAGTTCTCACAGATCAGAGGGATCAGAAGCAGTAGTGACACAGGGAtatattgaaagaaagaaagaaagaactgaacAGCCAGTTCCATTGGTACCTGTCCCTGAATATTGTGCCTCTGAAAATACACATTCAGAAGAAAATCATTGTGCTTGGGCAACTCTTTCAGGTTAGAATTTTATgcacatgcgtgtgtgtgtgtgtgtgtgtgtgcttgtttgtgtgtgcatatgcgcATATCTTTTTTCTGGTTATAGTAAGAGCTGAATAAGCTTTATAATTGTATTTCTGTcatcaaggaaagaggaaagaagcagaTAATTTGATGCAGTTGATATAATGCTGGTCTTGGACTCAGATAGGTCTGGGTTTAGAGATCTCCAgcaattagctgtatgaccttgggagagtcactTCACTTCTTCTACCTTCGGTTTCCTTGCCTTCAGAGTTACCCACAGGATTTGAGaggagttgtgaggatcaaagaagatcaTGTGTGTAGAGCACTTTGCAAGCCTGTATTCATTTCAGCTATTGCTATTATACCTCTTCAGTTCTGTTGATTTTTAATGTGTGTATTTCAGTAAAAATGTTCATTGTCCCATTTTAAAGTTGCCCCACTGTGAGGttctaaaatacatataaaaactaATATGTACTGTGTGCAGGAAATGGAGTTCTAAACAGTGGGATAAATTTTTATTACTTATACTTAACTCTACTGTATGAGATAGAAAATCTTAACTTCCTTGAAATTGGTGAAAAATACCCTCCTCATTCATTGTCTCTTATAGATCATCATCAAGACCTAAAAAATCAGAGGCCCACCAAACACATGCAAGAGCATGAAGAGGAAAGTTTAAGCAGTAGCAGTGACCTTACTGTTTCTGTGAGTGAAGATGATCCAATTATCAGTACTACAGAACTACACCCAAATCTGTGTCACAGGGTTGACGAAGGAGATGGAATAGAGGCCTTAAAACTAATCTGTGCTGAGCAAGAGAGAGATGCCCTAtctgctgaaaaaaataattgtattttgCAAACTATAAGCTCTCATGCCTTGGAAAAGGAATCCTCAGCTAATTCACCAACAAGAGAGTAAGCCATTCAGTTTTTTCCTGTTCTGTTTTTAATTGTAGATATTTTTTGGAGACCATTCCACTGGGAATGTATTATTGAACAACAGCCATGAATATGTAAGTTCTTTGGTCCTAATAAGTAGTCTTTTCTCCAaagacaatttcttttttatgaaataggtttaagaaatatgaatattgtgaaaatataGTGGTTGACAGTTGAtagcctttatgtctaaataatgcCTAGTGAATTCACAAGCCTTCCTTTTTGCCCTTATTTTGGAAAATAAGAATCTATTTTGCAATTATGATGAAGTAGACCAGGTTTTTCAGACAGCTAACTTTTCTGGAAACCCAGCTGAATTAACTAAAAGCCTTCTACACAACAAATTTGCATGatggtttattcttttttttggtgCTCTTTCTATAGCTGTGATATCAGTGTATTTGTCTGTAGACGTA from Notamacropus eugenii isolate mMacEug1 chromosome 1, mMacEug1.pri_v2, whole genome shotgun sequence includes these protein-coding regions:
- the KIZ gene encoding centrosomal protein kizuna isoform X11, whose protein sequence is MEYEAQIKKIHLSTTNSLGVKGLLQNSDEKVLQVVKPSGINTGTAMSRGLYHPATIFMGRQMSAISSTGDFSTQWKSSQPTKSFSISDPHSCQQTAERSNVTDSCGVQMNSDTQCLNKSDKIDGKTSLQIGEKMPVTSTALSEVEQTHCLEIVSNTNNGKSHLPESKKSAKLNSLLQERLSPENRTADLKGDSSHRSEGSEAVVTQGYIERKKERTEQPVPLVPVPEYCASENTHSEENHCAWATLSDHHQDLKNQRPTKHMQEHEEESLSSSSDLTVSVSEDDPIISTTELHPNLCHRVDEGDGIEALKLICAEQERDALSAEKNNCILQTISSHALEKESSANSPTRDSEELSDSDLLRKQLSKHVFALKKHNIPLKEEVAKMFEDLIAENSNQSPMATALLKKALTEESEDRSSIHSNESSCSLPSILNDNGEIKQAKHVQWLDSIGTREQEVTSACEDESKEESLVEKIPITETKAYQLLKQSTLQDNKNQTDERYQKEKVTAVSELQLAGLNIGGSTFKTKTSNEIGSEASFSSSEGSPLSRDESKRKITTNLKSKAFWGESDDSNSEIEAALRPRNHNTSADDFDDFYD
- the KIZ gene encoding centrosomal protein kizuna isoform X10, translated to MKMEYEAQIKKIHLSTTNSLGVKGLLQNSDEKVLQVVKPSGINTGTAMSRGLYHPATIFMGRQMSAISSTGDFSTQWKSSQPTKSFSISDPHSCQQTAERSNVTDSCGVQMNSDTQCLNKSDKIDGKTSLQIGEKMPVTSTALSEVEQTHCLEIVSNTNNGKSHLPESKKSAKLNSLLQERLSPENRTADLKGDSSHRSEGSEAVVTQGYIERKKERTEQPVPLVPVPEYCASENTHSEENHCAWATLSDHHQDLKNQRPTKHMQEHEEESLSSSSDLTVSVSEDDPIISTTELHPNLCHRVDEGDGIEALKLICAEQERDALSAEKNNCILQTISSHALEKESSANSPTRDSEELSDSDLLRKQLSKHVFALKKHNIPLKEEVAKMFEDLIAENSNQSPMATALLKKALTEESEDRSSIHSNESSCSLPSILNDNGEIKQAKHVQWLDSIGTREQEVTSACEDESKEESLVEKIPITETKAYQLLKQSTLQDNKNQTDERYQKEKVTAVSELQLAGLNIGGSTFKTKTSNEIGSEASFSSSEGSPLSRDESKRKITTNLKSKAFWGESDDSNSEIEAALRPRNHNTSADDFDDFYD